One part of the Raphanus sativus cultivar WK10039 chromosome 7, ASM80110v3, whole genome shotgun sequence genome encodes these proteins:
- the LOC130498126 gene encoding uncharacterized protein LOC130498126: MATSAAPDIDLAIEETQRTSFTERIAGMKLSTVGKIKFPEYSGNSDPKAHIRAFRLAISRTHLKDNEKEAGYCRFFAENLAGSALEWFAGLEENSIDNFTQLVSAFLKQYSVFIETRTTEADLWNLKQAPFEHLRAYINKFREIKAKIANLNDGVALAALKNGVWFSSKFKEEMSVRALVSLDNALHRASHFAAYEEDVANLKEQFLASKNAASKKTSTTKEAPTKGQHSYAIDNSTKNRSSTFDLNKHCDFHKRKGHSTEECRAALREKREKGGRRNSQEDELP; encoded by the coding sequence atgGCAACAAGCGCAGCCCCGGATATCGACCTTGCTATAGAGGAAACCCAAAGGACTTCCTTCACAGAAAGAATCGCGGGGATGAAGCTAAGCACCGTTGGGAAAATTAAATTCCCCGAATACTCTGGAAACTCAGACCCTAAAGCTCACATCCGAGCCTTTAGACTCGCAATATCCAGAACGCATCTCAAAGACAATGAAAAAGAAGCGGGCTACTGTCGTTTCTTCGCAGAGAACCTCGCGGGCTCCGCCTTAGAGTGGTTCGCCGGCCTAGAAGAAAATTCGATTGATAACTTCACACAGCTGGTGTCGGCGTTCCTAAAGCAATACTCGGTGTTCATAGAAACCAGAACGACCGAAGCCGATCTATGGAACCTTAAACAAGCGCCCTTCGAGCATCTAAGAGCCTACATAAACAAATTCAGGGAAATCAAAGCCAAAATCGCAAACTTAAACGACGGGGTGGCCCTAGCCGCCCTGAAAAATGGTGTGTGGTTCTCTTCTAAATTCAAAGAAGAAATGTCGGTCAGAGCCCTAGTGTCACTAGACAACGCGCTGCATCGAGCATCGCACTTCGCGGCCTACGAAGAGGACGTAGCTAACTTGAAAGAGCAATTCTTGGCAAGCAAAAATGCCGCCAGCAAAAAGACCTCGACAACTAAAGAAGCACCGACCAAAGGCCAACATTCTTACGCAATAGACAACTCCACGAAAAATAGGTCGTCGACTTTCGATCTAAATAAGCATTGCGATTTCCACAAACGGAAAGGACATTCCACTGAGGAATGCCGCGCTGCTTTGCGcgaaaaaagagagaaaggaggaagaagaaactcCCAAGAGGACGAACTCCCTTAG